In Alosa sapidissima isolate fAloSap1 chromosome 11, fAloSap1.pri, whole genome shotgun sequence, a single window of DNA contains:
- the LOC121724413 gene encoding nuclear factor 7, brain-like, with the protein MEMKSQIMMRFLRCHICSETLVDPVSLNCNHSFCKSCLIQYLNQAECRNCAVCKRELPKETPGINISLKELADAFAGRPQLDKTKKQDVVCGKHPKKPTWFCVDEGVTWCEECQHPLQHAGHQLKRVKEAVEKVKTKLHSSLELMEAQLDDCIYADDVYKDMVKHMASQRAATERRIQEEFEQLHQWLREEEEARLTAVREEEEQKRKLIDRELDIIQGQMLALENSIHQVENDLKQDNLSFLKDYKRTISRAQCLLQDPQLLSGALIDEAKHLGNLKYRVSKKLQEKVQYTPLLLDPNTAAGWVALSEDLTSVRYMTPKKDLPDNPERFMEHAIVLGSEGFTSGKHSWEVHVGDRVKWVIGVARETVDRKEDCYLKPQYGLWAIWKHGEEYHVTGKTLSVQSAPKRISVELDYERGHVSFYDSSDMSLLFRYKDRFKEKMFPYFNTQVDMSESPLQLCPIKECHAEISNI; encoded by the exons ATGGAAATGAAGTCGCAAATTATGATGCGCTTTCTGCGTTGTCACATTTGCTCCGAAACTTTAGTGGACCCAGTGTCTTTAAACTGCAATCATAGCTTTTGCAAGAGCTGCCTTATTCAGTACTTGAACCAAGCCGAGTGCCGAAACTGCGCGGTGTGCAAGAGGGAACTTCCCAAGGAAACTCCAGGAATCAACATCTCTCTCAAAGAACTTGCAGATGCTTTTGCAGGAAGACCACAACTTGATAAAACCAAAAAACAAGATGTCGTGTGCGGTAAACATCCAAAGAAACCAACGTGGTTCTGCGTGGACGAGGGCGTTACATGGTGTGAGGAGTGTCAACATCCACTTCAGCACGCTGGTCATCAGCTGAAACGTGTGAAAGAGGCGGTGGAGAAAGTAAAG ACTAAATTGCACTCCAGCCTCGAGCTTATGGAGGCACAGCTTGACGACTGTATCTACGCAGATGACGTTTACAAGGACATGGTGAAACATATGGCG AGCCAGAGGGCTGCCACTGAGAGAAGGATACAAGAGGAGTTTGAGCAGCTTCATCAGTggctgagagaggaagaggaggccagACTCACAGCAgtcagggaggaagaggagcagaagaggaaGCTGATTGATCGAGAGCTGGACATCATTCAGGGCCAGATGTTGGCTCTAGAGAATTCTATTCATCAAGTCGAAAATGACTTAAAACAGGACAATCTGTCATTTCTGAAA GATTATAAACGCACAATAAGCAG AGCCCAATGCCTTCTGCAGGACCCTCAGCTGCTCTCAGGTGCGCTGATAGACGAAGCCAAACACCTGGGCAACCTCAAGTACAGAGTCAGCAAGAAGTTGCAGGAGAAAGTgcagtaca CTCCTCTGCTTTTGGACCCCAACACAGCCGCAGGCTGGGTGGCCTTGTCCGAAGACCTGACCAGTGTCAGATACATGACACCCAAGAAGGATCTGCCTGACAACCCGGAGCGCTTCATGGAACATGCCATTGTCCTGGGTTCCGAGGGCTTCACCTCAGGCAAGCACAGCTGGGAGGTGCATGTTGGGGACAGGGTCAAGTGGGTCATCGGCGTTGCCCGGGAGACAGTCGACAGGAAGGAGGACTGCTACCTCAAGCCCCAGTATGGGCTCTGGGCCATCTGGAAGCATGGGGAGGAGTACCATGTGACGGGAAAGACGCTTTCGGTGCAGAGCGCCCCCAAGAGGATTAGCGTGGAGCTAGACTACGAGAGGGGCCACGTGTCGTTTTACGACTCCAGCGACATGTCCCTCCTATTCCGATACAAAGACAGGTTCAAGGAGAAAATGTTTCCTTATTTTAATACACAGGTGGACATGAGTGAGTCACCCTTACAGCTGTGTCCAATCAAGGAGTGCCATGCAGAAATCAGCAACATTTAA
- the LOC121724411 gene encoding E3 ubiquitin-protein ligase TRIM35-like, translating into MAENMEDFEYYLSCQICFSTVEEPVSLECNHSFCKRCVCEFWDQDEKRFCPVCQMPAPKDTPEVNVTLKNLADTFAGRIQGDSNSETNEEGLCCVHSLKPTMICMTDREVICTECESVKEHIEKVIRLKDMAADTRQSISLNLIKMKQQLEDCNDVEDTYMIMRKHTMVQHDEVEKKIKEEFLQLHRFLREEEEARLAAVKEEAERNQMTIERELKIVRGQIHALTEAIQCSQKDLIKDDVTIFQDSSRIKARARNTLMGPNVVSGAVMDIAGHLGNLKFKVWKKMMETVEYYPVILDPNTADGWLSVSEDMTSVTEIRNKQIVPDNPERFTRYIYVLGSEGYDSGQHCWEVEVGDRDRWSLGVAYKSIERKEETFLEPKFGFWTLWMTEDNYTVGAVPCFPDNKPKKVRIELDCDKGHLSFYDVTDDMPMTLIHTFFHAFTETLYPFFSTETDDSKIGIQVSPFNLSWVATPSHKTENKEKTEIKT; encoded by the exons ATGGCAGAGAACATGGAGGATTTCGAGTATTATCTGTCGTGCCAAATCTGCTTCAGCACCGTCGAGGAGCCCGTGTCCCTGGAATGCAACCACAGCTTttgtaagaggtgtgtgtgtgaattttggGACCAGGACGAGAAGAGGTTTTGCCCAGTCTGTCAGATGCCAGCTCCCAAAGACACACCGGAGGTCAATGTGACCCTGAAGAACCTCGCTGACACGTTCGCTGGGAGGATTCAAGGCGACAGTAATTCAGAGACAAATGAGGAAGGTCTCTGTTGTGTACACTCTTTGAAACCGACGATGATCTGCATGACTGACAGAGAGGTGATATGTACGGAATGTGAGAGTGTCAAGGAGCACATTGAAAAGGTCATTCGTCTGAAAGACATGGCAGCAGATACAAGG CAATCAATTTCTCTGAACTTGATTAAAATGAAACAACAACTAGAAGACTGTAACGACGTTGAGGACACCTACATGATCATGAGAAAGCATACAATG GTCCAGCATGATGAGGTTGAGAAAAAGATCAAGGAAGAGTTTCTGCAGCTTCATCGGTtcctgagagaggaagaggaggccagGCTGGCTGCAGTGAAGGAGGAGGCCGAGAGGAACCAGATGACCATTGAAAGAGAGCTGAAGATCGTTCGGGGACAGATACATGCTCTGACAGAGGCCATCCAGTGCTCACAAAAGGACTTGATAAAAGACGATGTGACAATTTTCCAG GATAGCAGTCGGATAAAGGCAAG AGCCCGTAACACACTGATGGGCCCGAACGTGGTCTCTGGGGCAGTGATGGACATCGCCGGACACCTTGGCAACCTAAAGTTCAAAGTCTGGAAGAAGATGATGGAGACGGTGGAATATT ACCCGGTGATCCTTGACCCCAACACAGCAGATGGCTGGCTCAGTGTGTCTGAAGACATGACCAGTGTGACGGAGataagaaacaaacaaatagtGCCGGACAACCCAGAGCGCTTCACAAGATACATCTACGTACTGGGCTCGGAGGGCTACGACTCAGGCCAACACTgctgggaggtggaggtgggggacaGAGACCGCTGGAGTCTGGGTGTAGCCTACAAGTCTATTGAAAGGAAGGAGGAGACGTTCCTGGAACCAAAGTTTGGATTTTGGACCCTCTGGATGACTGAAGACAATTACACTGTAGGAGCTGTGCCGTGCTTTCCAGACAATAAACCCAAGAAGGTCCGAATCGAACTGGACTGTGACAAAGGACATCTGTCCTTCTACGATGTCACAGATGACATGCCCATGACCCTTATTCACACATTCTTTCATGCGTTCACTGAGACGCTCTACCCATTCTTTAGTACAGAGACAGACGACAGTAAGATAGGCATCCAAGTTAGCCCATTCAACCTGTCCTGGGTCGCAACCCCCAGtcataaaactgaaaataaagaaaaaactgaaataaAGACATAA
- the LOC121724415 gene encoding nuclear factor 7, ovary-like, producing MDIKSPIMMRFLRCHICSKSLADPVSLNCNHSFCKSCLIQYLNQAECRDCPVCKKELPKETPGINIALKELVDAFAGRTQLDKIRNQDVVCRKHTPSWFCVDEGIAVCEECQHSLWHAGHKLKRVKEAAESMKETLRSKLQRMEQQLDLCIYADEVYKDIVKHMAKQRATTERRIQEEFEQLHQWLREEEEARLTAVREEEEQKRKLIDRELDIIQGQMLALENSIHQIEKDLKQDNLSFLRDSKHKTNRAQCILQDPQVLSGALIDVAKHLGNLKYRVCGELQERVQYTPLILDPNSAAGWLVLSDDLASVRYIKAKKDLPDNPERFMEHAIVLGSEGFTSGKHSWEVDVGDRFKWVIGVARETVDRKKDCYLKPQYGLWSIWKYHDEYHATRQTLTLQNPPQRITVELDYEKGHVSFYDSRNMSLLFQYEDSFKEKMFPYFNPQADTSGTPLQICPSKGSQAGTNDIY from the exons atggatattaagtcgCCAATTATGATGCGCTTTTTGCGTTGTCACATCTGCTCCAAAAGTTTAGCAGACCCCGTGTCTCTCAATTGCAATCACAGCTTCTGCAAGAGCTGCCTTATTCAGTACTTGAATCAAGCCGAGTGCCGAGACTGTCCGGTGTGCAAGAAAGAACTTCCCAAAGAAACTCCAGGAATCAACATCGCTCTCAAGGAACTTGTAGATGCCTTTGCAGGAAGAACACAACTTGATAAAATAAGAAATCAAGATGTCGTGTGCCGGAAACATACCCCATCCTGGTTCTGTGTGGACGAGGGAATTGCAGTATGTGAGGAGTGTCAACATTCCCTTTGGCACGCTGGACACAAGCTGAAACGTGTGAAAGAGGCGGCGGAGAGTATGAAG GAGACTTTACGCTCTAAGCTGCAGCGGATGGAGCAACAGCTTGATCTGTGTATctatgcagatgaagtttacaAAGACATAGTGAAGCATATGGCG AAACAGAGGGCTACCACTGAGAGAAGGATACAAGAGGAGTTTGAGCAGCTTCATCAGTggctgagagaggaagaggaggccagACTCACAGCAgtcagggaggaagaggagcagaagaggaaGCTGATTGATCGAGAGCTGGACATCATTCAGGGCCAGATGTTGGCTCTAGAGAATTCCATACATCAAATtgaaaaagacttaaaacaggaCAATCTGTCATTTCTGAGG GAttctaaacacaaaacaaacag AGCCCAGTGCATACTGCAGGACCCACAAGTGCTCTCAGGCGCTTTGATAGATGTAGCCAAACACCTGGGTAACCTCAAGTACAGAGTCTGTGGAGAACTGCAGGAGAGAGTGCAATACa CTCCCCTCATTTTGGACCCCAACTCTGCAGCTGGCTGGTTGGTTCTGTCTGATGACTTGGCAAGTGTGAGGTATATTAAAGCCAAGAAGGATTTGCCTGACAACCCGGAGCGCTTCATGGAACATGCCATCGTCCTGGGTTCCGAGGGCTTTACCTCAGGCAAGCACAGCTGGGAGGTGGACGTTGGGGACAGGTTCAAGTGGGTCATCGGCGTTGCCCGGGAGACAGTCGACAGGAAGAAAGACTGTTACCTGAAGCCCCAGTATGGACTCTGGTCCATTTGGAAGTATCATGACGAATACCATGCAACCCGTCAGACGCTCACGCTGCAGAATCCCCCACAGAGGATTACCGTGGAGCTAGACTACGAGAAGGGCCACGTGTCGTTTTACGACTCCCGCAACATGTCCCTCCTATTCCAATATGAGGACAGTTTCAAAGAGAAGATGTTTCCGTATTTCAACCCTCAGGCAGACACGAGTGGCACACCCCTACAGATATGCCCAAGCAAAGGGAGCCAAGCAGGAACCAATGATatttattag
- the LOC121724414 gene encoding E3 ubiquitin-protein ligase TRIM35-like → MAGDSEVLEYFLSCQICSSTFTDPVSLECNHSFCKMCLCTFWDQDDNRRCPVCERSASNDMPQVNLTLKGLADVFAGRIQENGNAETKQEVLCSVHTVKPTWFCISEDKLVCEGCESITAHAGHKLKLLQEIVEDLKQTITLDLIPLKKQARESKDVEDTYVHMEKHLTTQRARVEKKIKEEFEQLHQFLREEEEARLTAVREEAERKMMIIERELKIIRGQIHAQTKAICRVEVDLKQDNASFYQDYSRTKARVQCKLQDPYVFSGAMLDVAEHLGNLKFNVGKKIVETMDYYPVILDPNTADGWLSVSEDMTTVTEIRTKQDVPDNPERFTKYIYVLGSEGYDSGEHCWEVQVGDRDRWSLGVANESIERKEETFLEPKFGFWTIWMDECKCTVGGIHIELEKRPERIRIQLDYGKGLLSFYDADDMTHIHTYKPTFTEKIYPFFSTETDESTTGIQISPFKMSLIATP, encoded by the exons ATGGCAGGTGACTCAGAGGTTCTGGAGTATTTTCTTTCATGCCAAATCTGCTCCTCCACCTTCACTGACCCTGTGTCCCTGGAATGCAATCACAGCTTTTGtaagatgtgtttgtgtacgttcTGGGACCAGGACGACAACAGAAGATGCCCAGTCTGTGAAAGGTCGGCCTCCAATGACATGCCACAGGTCAATTTGACCTTGAAGGGCCTCGCGGATGTATTTGCTGGGAGGATTCAAGAAAACGGCAATGCGGAGACGAAGCAGGAAGTGTTGTGCAGTGTGCACACGGTGAAACCGACGTGGTTTTGCATAAGTGAGGACAAACTGGTTTGTGAGGGGTGTGAGAGTATCACTGCCCACGCGGGACACAAGCTCAAGCTTCTTCAAGAGATTGTAGAGGATTTGAAG CAAACTATTACTCTGGACCTGATCCCATTGAAGAAGCAGGCGCGAGAAAGCAAAGATGTTGAGGACACGTATGTGCATATGGAAAAGCACTTGACG ACCCAGCGTGCACGGGTTGAGAAGAAGATCAAGGAAGAGTTTGAGCAGCTTCATCAGTtcctgagagaggaagaggaggccagGCTGACTGCAGTGAGGGAGGAGGCCGAGAGGAAGATGATGATCATTGAAAGAGAGCTGAAGATCATCCGGGGACAGATCCATGCTCAGACAAAGGCTATCTGCCGTGTGGAAGTTGACCTGAAACAAGATAACGCGTCATTTTATCAG GACTACAGTCGTACCAAGGCAAG AGTCCAGTGCAAACTGCAGGACCCATATGTGTTCTCTGGGGCTATGCTAGATGTCGCCGAACACCTGGGAAACCTCAAGTTCAACGTCGGGAAGAAGATTGTAGAGACGATGGATTACT ACCCGGTGATCCTTGACCCCAACACAGCAGATGGCTGGCTCAGTGTGTCTGAGGACATGACGACAGTGACGGAGATAAGAACCAAACAGGATGTTCCAGACAACCCAGAGCGCTTCACAAAGTACATCTACGTACTGGGCTCGGAGGGCTACGACTCAGGCGAACACTGCTGGGAAGTGCAGGTGGGGGACAGAGACCGCTGGAGTCTGGGTGTGGCCAACGAGTCCATCGAAAGGAAGGAGGAGACGTTCCTGGAGCCAAAGTTTGGATTCTGGACAATCTGGATGGATGAGTGTAAGTGCACTGTAGGCGGCATACACATTGAGCTGGAGAAGAGACCGGAAAGGATCAGAATCCAACTGGATTATGGGAAAGGACTGCTGTCCTTCTACGACGCCGATGACatgacacatattcacacatacaaacccacTTTCACAGAGAAGATCTACCCATTCTTTAGCACAGAGACAGATGAAAGTACGACAGGCATCCAGATAAGCCCATTCAAAATGTCCTTGATTGCAACCCCATAG